From Thermoanaerobaculia bacterium, the proteins below share one genomic window:
- a CDS encoding CHAD domain-containing protein: MISGKQETGPFTRKEIPPHLQPGPQDSLVTGISAILVSQGWLMEANLPGTMEQSDPEYLHQMRVATRRLRFTLRLFQRILITRERARMVDSLRWIASLLGDVRDDDVLIMELSRWMEDIDIPEDSQNLVFREIVRDRDRHILPLKTALTSPRLRALLKKLVSIRPESSLFRRSGLAAAPLIDAAPLFILKKSKRVRRWLDRTPDSFSPDELHRLRIDFKGLRYTCEFFSSFYPKSFSKHISRFVAYQDCLGAHQDARVAGNRIRSIAERLSSGDENAIEATLHLGRLLRHLEQVAQNQRKMFAEMWPSFPKQFSRFRSLVKRF; this comes from the coding sequence ATGATTTCTGGAAAACAGGAGACCGGACCCTTCACAAGAAAGGAGATCCCTCCCCACCTGCAGCCCGGCCCGCAAGATAGCCTTGTCACCGGAATATCGGCCATCCTGGTCTCTCAGGGCTGGCTGATGGAAGCCAACCTTCCCGGAACCATGGAGCAATCCGATCCTGAATACCTGCACCAGATGCGGGTGGCGACGCGAAGACTCAGGTTCACGCTTCGCCTCTTTCAACGGATCCTGATTACCCGGGAAAGGGCACGAATGGTGGATTCTCTGCGCTGGATCGCCTCTTTGCTGGGAGATGTCCGGGACGATGATGTTCTAATCATGGAGCTATCCCGCTGGATGGAGGACATCGATATTCCCGAAGATTCACAGAACCTTGTTTTCCGTGAAATCGTGCGTGACCGGGATCGGCATATCCTTCCCCTGAAAACCGCCCTGACCTCTCCTCGCCTTCGCGCACTCCTGAAAAAGCTTGTATCCATTCGCCCCGAATCCTCTCTTTTCCGGAGGAGCGGCCTTGCAGCGGCGCCGCTGATCGATGCCGCTCCCCTCTTTATTCTTAAGAAATCAAAACGGGTACGGCGCTGGTTGGACAGGACACCGGATTCCTTTAGTCCGGACGAACTGCATCGCCTCCGGATCGACTTTAAGGGACTCCGCTACACCTGTGAATTCTTTTCGTCCTTCTATCCGAAGTCTTTTTCGAAGCACATCTCTCGCTTCGTAGCCTACCAGGACTGCCTGGGTGCCCACCAGGACGCCCGGGTGGCGGGAAACCGGATTCGATCGATTGCGGAGCGGCTGAGCTCGGGAGACGAGAATGCAATCGAAGCCACGCTTCACCTCGGACGACTTCTCCGCCATCTCGAACAGGTAGCCCAGAACCAGCGCAAAATGTTCGCCGAGATGTGGCCGTCCTTCCCGAAGCAGTTCTCCCGCTTCCGCTCCCTCGTCAAACGATTTTAG
- a CDS encoding Ppx/GppA phosphatase family protein, producing MNVEIKDSRTEIESGRNPFPARVGCVEIGTNAIRFIAASLSRPGTFEALETQRAPVRLGHSVFLTGRLTDQAQGQALQALGDFKERSHFHGLTRLRIVATSALRESTNGAEFCERVHEELGWSIDIISGSEEARLAHLAIASVISLGQARWFHADLGGGSVEVSVMDGTGIHWSESHTMGSVRLLEVLADPNDDARSFSRLLAEYVSTLNIPEIVRNQELAGFIATGGNIETVARMVNPSTSKEGLLTVSVDDLRSLIEKLSRLSYRERVDQLGLREDRADVILPAALVYEKLAALVGASTIIVPFVGVREGVILDIGDELAGRGGFEQRIESPILMAARNLGRKYLYDEAHAEQVMTLALSLFDQMQETHGLGSKDRLFLEAAALLHDIGQFISFKRHHKHSYYLIANSELPGLTSEDMVLIATISRYHRKSEPSQGHEPFASLPRADRDRVMKLTAILRVADALDREHKRAVRSIFLKETHGEIRLQLHGDGDLLLEQWGLKQKSQLFKKVFSKTITIERL from the coding sequence ATGAATGTAGAAATAAAGGACTCCCGCACGGAAATTGAGAGCGGCCGGAATCCCTTCCCGGCCAGGGTCGGGTGTGTGGAAATCGGGACCAATGCCATTCGGTTTATTGCCGCATCCCTTTCCCGGCCCGGTACCTTCGAAGCCCTCGAAACCCAGCGGGCACCGGTGCGCCTGGGACACAGTGTCTTTCTCACAGGAAGGTTGACGGACCAGGCCCAGGGACAGGCCTTGCAGGCCCTGGGTGATTTCAAAGAGCGATCTCACTTTCATGGCCTGACCCGATTACGGATTGTCGCCACCAGTGCACTGCGGGAAAGCACCAACGGAGCCGAATTCTGTGAACGGGTCCACGAGGAGCTGGGCTGGTCCATCGATATCATTTCAGGCTCCGAAGAAGCACGTCTCGCCCACCTTGCCATCGCGTCCGTGATCTCCCTCGGGCAAGCCCGCTGGTTTCACGCCGACCTGGGAGGAGGGAGCGTGGAAGTCTCCGTGATGGATGGAACGGGAATTCACTGGAGCGAATCTCACACCATGGGGAGCGTCCGGCTCCTTGAAGTTCTGGCAGATCCCAACGACGATGCCCGCTCCTTCTCCCGTCTTCTTGCCGAATACGTGTCGACCCTGAACATTCCGGAAATCGTCCGGAATCAGGAGCTCGCGGGATTTATCGCCACAGGGGGCAATATAGAAACCGTGGCACGAATGGTGAACCCTTCAACCTCAAAAGAAGGGTTGCTGACCGTATCCGTGGACGACCTCCGTTCCCTGATTGAAAAGCTCTCCCGTCTCTCCTACCGGGAGCGGGTGGACCAGCTCGGCCTTCGGGAAGACCGGGCCGACGTCATCCTTCCCGCCGCCCTCGTCTATGAAAAGCTGGCCGCTCTCGTGGGTGCTTCGACCATCATTGTTCCTTTCGTAGGAGTCAGAGAAGGCGTCATCCTTGATATCGGGGACGAGCTGGCGGGTCGCGGAGGCTTTGAACAGAGAATCGAGTCTCCCATCCTCATGGCAGCCCGAAACCTGGGGCGAAAGTATCTCTATGATGAAGCCCACGCAGAACAGGTCATGACCCTGGCCCTCTCTCTCTTCGATCAGATGCAGGAAACCCATGGCCTGGGATCCAAAGACCGGCTTTTCCTGGAGGCGGCCGCCCTGCTGCATGATATCGGACAGTTCATCAGCTTCAAGCGCCACCACAAGCATTCGTACTACCTGATTGCGAATTCCGAACTGCCGGGGTTGACATCGGAAGATATGGTTCTGATTGCCACGATTTCCCGATACCACCGGAAGAGTGAGCCTTCACAGGGCCATGAACCCTTTGCCTCCCTTCCACGGGCAGATCGAGACCGCGTGATGAAGCTTACCGCGATATTACGGGTCGCCGATGCCCTGGACCGGGAACACAAGCGCGCGGTGCGATCCATCTTCCTGAAGGAAACTCATGGAGAGATCAGGCTTCAGCTCCACGGGGACGGCGATCTTCTGCTGGAGCAATGGGGATTGAAGCAAAAATCACAGCTCTTCAAGAAGGTCTTCTCCAAAACGATCACGATTGAACGCCTATGA
- a CDS encoding histidine phosphatase family protein — translation MRRLMLLRHAKSDWENNDIGDIDRPLKFRGICDAYNLGRRLLDHDLKPDGILSSSAERALHTAVIVSRAMGLSTRTISIESSLYEASPGRLLMEIGKVPDTVSSLMVVGHNPELESLSGKLSRGEVSTLPTCGLVVVNFGSMTWNEVEEGGEATLELYDFPKLGMKSVSSFIKS, via the coding sequence ATGAGGCGGCTGATGTTACTCCGGCATGCGAAATCGGACTGGGAGAACAATGATATTGGAGATATCGACCGGCCGCTGAAATTCCGTGGAATCTGCGATGCCTACAACCTGGGACGACGGCTTCTGGATCACGATCTCAAACCCGATGGAATCCTGTCAAGTTCGGCGGAGCGGGCGCTTCACACCGCGGTAATCGTTTCCCGTGCCATGGGGCTGTCCACACGGACCATATCCATTGAAAGTTCTCTCTACGAAGCTTCCCCGGGGCGGCTTCTCATGGAAATCGGGAAGGTTCCGGATACCGTTTCATCTCTGATGGTCGTGGGGCACAACCCCGAACTGGAATCGCTGTCAGGGAAGTTATCCAGAGGTGAAGTCTCGACGCTGCCGACGTGCGGCCTTGTTGTGGTGAATTTCGGTTCCATGACCTGGAACGAAGTCGAGGAGGGTGGAGAGGCGACTCTGGAGCTGTATGATTTTCCAAAGCTGGGCATGAAGAGCGTTTCGTCTTTCATAAAATCTTAA
- the ppk1 gene encoding polyphosphate kinase 1, whose translation MAHKFRSLNREISWLSFNARVLQEAEDPAVPLLDRIRFLGIFSNNQDEFFRVRVATLRRMVVLGKQARSLLDVKPQKILDKINGIVLEQQKKFEAIYVGILEELNSHGIHIIDETQVTPDQGEFVTAYFREKVRPALVPIMLRLAPTFPELNDRSIYFAINLSRAKKEKEKPDFALLELPTDTVSRFVVLPKQGGETYIMLLDDVIRYCLKEIFSLYNYASMDAYTIKVTRDAELDLDNDISKSMLEKIDKSVKDRQWGEPVRFVYDADLPKPLMKYVMKRLNLGDDDTVIPGGRYHNFKDFMDFPKVNMPSLEYRPAVPVPHPRLEASRSMERVIRERDVLLHYPYQSFNYLIDLLREAAIDPRVESIHITMYRVASDSKVINALISAVRNGKLVTVVVELRARFDEEANILWSKKLQEEGVRVIFGVPGLKVHGKLCLITYREGKKKVSRVAGIGTGNFHEKTAKIYADHSLFTAHPGIAAEVEEVFNFLETNYRTTRYKHLLVSPLYMRKTLDKLMKNEMDQAKRGLPASIDIKMNNIVDTTIIRRLYAASKAGVKIRIIVRGNCSLVPGVEGLSENIEAISIIDRYLEHSRYLIFHNGGNPLYYISSADLMTRNLDYRVEVACPIYDLRLQAELRAMFEIQWQDNVKARLIDADFTNEYRKLPEARKKVRSQEAFYTYLKETQTDR comes from the coding sequence ATGGCACATAAATTTCGAAGTCTGAACCGCGAAATCAGCTGGCTATCGTTTAACGCCCGGGTCCTACAGGAGGCGGAAGACCCTGCCGTACCCCTCCTGGACCGCATCCGCTTTCTGGGTATCTTCTCCAATAACCAGGATGAGTTTTTCCGGGTCCGTGTCGCCACCCTGCGAAGAATGGTCGTACTGGGGAAACAGGCACGGAGCCTTCTGGATGTAAAGCCGCAGAAAATCCTGGATAAAATCAACGGGATTGTTCTCGAACAGCAGAAGAAATTTGAGGCTATCTACGTCGGGATCCTGGAAGAATTGAACTCCCATGGTATTCATATCATTGATGAAACTCAGGTCACCCCGGACCAGGGGGAGTTCGTAACCGCCTATTTCAGGGAAAAGGTCCGGCCGGCTCTGGTCCCCATCATGCTCAGGCTGGCCCCGACATTTCCTGAGCTCAATGACCGTTCGATTTACTTTGCCATTAACCTGTCCCGGGCAAAGAAGGAAAAAGAGAAACCGGACTTTGCCCTGCTGGAACTTCCCACCGACACCGTATCAAGGTTTGTCGTCCTCCCGAAACAGGGGGGCGAAACCTACATCATGCTGTTGGACGATGTAATCCGATATTGTCTCAAAGAGATCTTTTCACTCTACAATTACGCCTCGATGGACGCCTACACGATCAAGGTGACCCGTGATGCTGAACTTGACCTTGACAACGATATTTCCAAAAGTATGCTCGAAAAGATCGACAAGAGCGTCAAGGATCGGCAGTGGGGGGAGCCGGTACGCTTTGTCTATGACGCCGATCTGCCCAAGCCTTTGATGAAATACGTCATGAAACGGCTGAACCTCGGAGACGACGATACGGTGATTCCCGGGGGCCGATACCACAACTTCAAAGATTTCATGGACTTTCCGAAGGTCAATATGCCGTCCCTTGAATATCGTCCCGCCGTTCCGGTGCCCCATCCCCGTCTGGAAGCCTCCCGGAGCATGGAAAGGGTGATCCGCGAAAGAGACGTTCTCCTTCACTATCCCTACCAGTCCTTCAATTACCTCATCGACCTTCTTCGGGAGGCCGCCATTGATCCGCGGGTGGAGTCCATCCACATCACGATGTACAGGGTGGCTTCAGATTCAAAGGTGATTAATGCGCTGATCAGTGCGGTTCGAAACGGGAAGCTGGTTACCGTCGTCGTGGAGCTCCGGGCCAGATTCGATGAAGAAGCCAATATTCTCTGGTCGAAGAAGCTTCAGGAGGAGGGTGTGCGGGTTATTTTCGGGGTTCCCGGGCTGAAGGTTCACGGGAAGCTATGCCTGATCACGTACCGGGAGGGAAAGAAGAAAGTATCCAGGGTTGCCGGTATCGGTACCGGGAATTTCCACGAAAAGACCGCGAAGATCTATGCGGACCACAGCCTCTTTACCGCCCATCCTGGTATTGCTGCCGAGGTGGAGGAGGTTTTCAACTTTCTGGAGACCAACTACCGGACAACACGGTACAAGCACCTCCTGGTTTCCCCGCTTTACATGAGGAAGACCCTCGACAAGCTGATGAAAAACGAGATGGATCAGGCGAAACGAGGTCTTCCCGCCTCGATTGATATCAAGATGAACAATATCGTCGACACCACGATCATTCGGCGGCTGTACGCGGCCAGCAAGGCCGGAGTGAAAATCCGGATTATTGTGCGCGGTAACTGCTCACTGGTTCCCGGGGTGGAAGGTCTGAGTGAGAACATCGAGGCGATCAGTATCATCGACCGATATCTCGAGCATAGCCGCTACCTGATCTTCCATAACGGGGGCAACCCGCTTTACTATATCTCCTCTGCGGACCTGATGACCCGAAACCTCGATTATCGGGTCGAAGTGGCGTGTCCTATCTACGATCTCCGCCTGCAGGCTGAGCTTCGAGCCATGTTTGAAATCCAGTGGCAGGACAACGTGAAGGCCAGGCTGATCGATGCAGATTTTACGAATGAGTACCGAAAGCTTCCCGAAGCGCGTAAAAAGGTTCGCTCCCAGGAAGCCTTTTACACCTATCTGAAGGAAACCCAGACCGACCGTTGA
- a CDS encoding DEAD/DEAH box helicase yields MYELNPALIRSLKKLGFSTPTPIQNMAIPPLMRGNDVLAAAATGSGKTAAFLLPILHSLLSRPRGKTRALVLAPTRELAAQIVDHFQSLASGTPLKAAAVYGGVGMEPQVLAFKRGVDLIAATPGRLLDHFQNPYAQLKDLEVLVLDEADRMLDMGFLPDVKKIIAALPSRQQTMLFSATMPRPIIQLAEEMLREPVALNIQRKSAPAEGISHTVFPVPHELKKDLLLQLLRQEESRSVLAFTRTKHRANRLADFLSKNGIPCERIHGNRTQHQRTAALQGFKDGRYRVLVATDIAARGIDVVALGLVVNFDVPNLPEDYIHRVGRTARAELSGNAFTFVSPGERSDLHAIERHLGKAIPSRKLEGFDYNRNPSEQFEIPIGERIAAIRTRRSQERSRARAKAEARTKGSTEPNRRPSPRTHSRNTDVSRYERAAADSSHGRSMRKTVTASAPSLEHKSSARITENSKYSGSTPNKETAGTFSQRKNRTKNRRYSPARKA; encoded by the coding sequence ATGTATGAATTGAATCCAGCGCTTATCCGTTCCCTGAAAAAGCTCGGATTCTCAACTCCAACCCCCATTCAGAACATGGCGATCCCCCCACTGATGCGTGGAAATGACGTTCTGGCCGCAGCAGCCACAGGCAGCGGAAAAACGGCTGCATTTCTTCTTCCCATTCTTCATTCGCTTCTTTCCAGGCCTCGAGGAAAGACTCGCGCACTCGTCCTGGCTCCGACACGGGAACTTGCTGCTCAGATTGTGGACCACTTTCAATCTCTGGCATCCGGTACTCCCCTGAAGGCTGCCGCGGTGTACGGAGGAGTGGGCATGGAACCTCAGGTGCTCGCGTTCAAACGAGGCGTTGATCTGATCGCGGCAACACCGGGTCGTCTCCTGGACCACTTTCAGAATCCTTACGCTCAGCTGAAGGATCTTGAAGTCCTGGTGCTGGATGAGGCGGACAGGATGCTTGACATGGGCTTCCTCCCCGATGTAAAGAAAATCATTGCAGCTCTTCCCTCCCGACAGCAGACTATGCTTTTCTCCGCGACAATGCCCCGGCCAATTATTCAGCTGGCAGAGGAAATGCTTCGAGAGCCCGTGGCTCTCAATATCCAGCGGAAATCAGCTCCGGCGGAGGGAATAAGCCACACCGTTTTCCCGGTGCCCCATGAATTGAAGAAAGATCTACTCCTGCAGCTGCTCAGGCAGGAAGAGAGCCGAAGCGTTCTGGCCTTCACCCGCACCAAGCATCGTGCCAACCGCCTTGCTGATTTCCTGAGCAAGAATGGGATCCCGTGTGAACGGATCCATGGCAACCGCACCCAGCATCAGCGAACTGCCGCGCTTCAGGGATTCAAAGACGGAAGATACCGCGTTCTCGTCGCCACCGACATTGCCGCCCGCGGCATTGACGTAGTGGCCCTCGGCCTCGTGGTGAATTTCGATGTACCCAATCTTCCCGAGGACTACATCCACCGCGTGGGACGAACGGCCAGGGCTGAACTTTCCGGCAATGCCTTTACATTCGTCTCTCCCGGCGAAAGAAGCGATCTGCATGCTATTGAAAGGCATCTCGGGAAAGCGATTCCAAGCCGGAAGCTGGAAGGGTTTGACTACAACCGCAATCCTTCTGAGCAATTTGAAATCCCCATCGGGGAACGGATTGCTGCGATACGGACCCGAAGGTCCCAGGAGCGTTCCCGTGCCAGGGCCAAAGCGGAAGCCAGAACCAAAGGTTCAACAGAACCCAACCGCCGTCCTTCCCCGCGAACCCATTCCCGCAATACGGACGTATCCAGGTACGAACGCGCGGCAGCAGATTCTTCCCATGGCCGAAGCATGAGGAAAACGGTAACCGCTTCTGCGCCTTCTCTGGAACATAAGAGCTCTGCCAGAATTACAGAGAACAGCAAGTATTCCGGCAGTACTCCAAACAAAGAAACTGCGGGAACTTTTTCTCAGCGAAAAAACAGAACCAAAAACAGGCGGTATTCACCTGCCCGTAAAGCATAA
- the cas2 gene encoding CRISPR-associated endonuclease Cas2, whose product MLVVVVYDINSTSETGAKRLRNVAKACKDFGQRVQNSVFECLVDPGQWTILRDKLIRIIDMENDSLRFYFLGKNWRRRLEHIGSKASYDPEGPLVV is encoded by the coding sequence ATGCTTGTCGTTGTCGTATACGATATCAACAGCACTTCGGAAACGGGGGCAAAGAGATTGAGAAACGTAGCAAAGGCCTGTAAAGATTTTGGACAGCGGGTCCAAAATTCAGTCTTTGAATGTCTCGTCGATCCTGGACAATGGACTATCCTGAGAGACAAGCTGATCCGGATCATCGATATGGAGAATGACAGCCTGCGTTTTTATTTCCTGGGGAAAAACTGGCGAAGACGTCTTGAACATATAGGATCGAAGGCCTCTTATGATCCCGAGGGACCATTAGTCGTGTAA
- the cas1c gene encoding type I-C CRISPR-associated endonuclease Cas1c: MRKLLNTLYVTSQGAYLSKEGETVLVKVDNHIKLRLPIHTLEGIVCLGNILCSPGLLHLCADRNVTVSFLSSYGKFLARVTGPVSGNVLLRREQFRWADDDGKKIPIARAIVLAKIFNTRKILERAGRDHPTGTCNEELLSRSKMMARILRHVESVDGVDQLRGKEGEAARVYFSVFNYLITTQKEDFTFYERNRRPPLDSVNALLSFIYTILLHDCISALESAGLDPAVGFFHVDRPGRPGLALDIMEELRPILADRLVLSLINRQQVKKKGFRKTESGGVIMDEETRKTVLMAYQKRKMDEINHPFIQEKIQLGNIPYVQSMLLARHIRGDLEGYPPFFWR; this comes from the coding sequence TTGAGAAAGCTGCTCAATACGCTTTACGTGACCTCACAGGGAGCCTATCTCTCGAAAGAGGGAGAGACAGTACTTGTAAAGGTGGACAACCACATCAAGTTACGCCTTCCCATCCATACGCTTGAAGGTATCGTTTGTCTGGGCAACATCCTGTGTTCCCCCGGCTTGCTGCATCTTTGCGCGGATAGAAATGTAACCGTCTCCTTTTTAAGCAGCTACGGAAAATTCCTGGCCCGCGTGACCGGCCCGGTATCGGGCAATGTGCTTCTCAGGAGAGAACAATTCCGCTGGGCGGATGATGATGGGAAAAAGATACCCATTGCCAGAGCCATAGTGTTGGCGAAGATCTTTAATACACGAAAAATCCTCGAAAGGGCGGGGCGGGACCATCCGACAGGGACGTGCAATGAAGAGCTACTATCCAGATCAAAGATGATGGCTCGCATTTTAAGGCATGTCGAATCCGTCGACGGTGTGGATCAGTTACGCGGCAAAGAGGGTGAAGCGGCTAGGGTTTATTTCAGTGTTTTCAACTATTTGATAACCACACAGAAGGAAGATTTCACCTTCTACGAACGAAATCGACGGCCTCCTCTGGACAGCGTGAATGCATTACTTTCCTTCATCTATACCATTTTACTGCACGACTGCATATCCGCCCTGGAAAGCGCCGGATTGGACCCGGCTGTCGGTTTTTTCCACGTCGACAGGCCCGGAAGACCCGGATTGGCTTTGGATATCATGGAGGAACTGCGGCCCATACTTGCAGACCGACTTGTCCTTTCTCTCATTAACAGGCAACAGGTTAAGAAAAAGGGCTTTAGGAAAACGGAAAGCGGCGGTGTGATAATGGACGAAGAAACGAGGAAAACTGTCCTGATGGCATACCAAAAGCGCAAGATGGACGAGATCAACCATCCCTTCATCCAGGAAAAGATACAGTTGGGAAATATACCCTATGTGCAGAGCATGCTGCTGGCACGCCACATCCGTGGTGATTTGGAAGGGTATCCACCATTTTTTTGGAGGTGA
- the cas4 gene encoding CRISPR-associated protein Cas4 gives MLFSEADLLPLSGIQHMAFCPRRAALIHMEGVWEENMMTAEGRIFHERVHKVGHESRGEIRIAFSLPCRSLRLGLSGKLDVVEFRKIKDPIDELDTKRGAVLGDVDGWWAPFPIEYKRGKKKHELSFEIQLCAQTICLEEMLHVEIPSGAIYYGKSARRQEVIFTSGLHEKTEDIALRYHELIASGQTPLPSYSKKCSFCSLFDKCMPKVTGSKKNVCHYIKRALTETEEN, from the coding sequence TTGTTGTTTAGCGAAGCCGATCTTTTACCATTATCGGGCATCCAGCATATGGCGTTCTGCCCGCGAAGGGCCGCTCTTATTCATATGGAAGGGGTTTGGGAGGAAAACATGATGACGGCGGAGGGGCGCATTTTCCATGAGCGTGTCCACAAAGTTGGGCATGAGTCACGGGGAGAAATTCGTATTGCGTTTTCGTTACCATGCCGGTCTCTCCGGTTGGGGTTATCCGGAAAATTAGACGTTGTAGAGTTTCGTAAAATAAAAGATCCAATCGATGAACTCGACACGAAAAGGGGTGCTGTTTTGGGTGATGTGGATGGGTGGTGGGCGCCGTTTCCCATCGAGTACAAACGGGGCAAAAAGAAACATGAATTGAGTTTTGAAATCCAACTTTGCGCCCAGACCATCTGTCTTGAAGAAATGTTACACGTGGAGATTCCGAGCGGCGCGATTTATTATGGAAAATCCGCGAGAAGACAGGAAGTAATCTTCACGTCAGGTTTACATGAGAAAACCGAGGATATTGCATTAAGATATCACGAGTTGATTGCTTCCGGCCAAACCCCTCTCCCCTCCTACTCAAAGAAGTGTTCCTTTTGCTCACTTTTTGATAAATGCATGCCGAAGGTGACCGGTTCGAAGAAAAACGTTTGTCATTACATCAAGAGAGCTTTAACTGAAACTGAGGAGAATTGA
- the cas7c gene encoding type I-C CRISPR-associated protein Cas7/Csd2: protein MNQECKPNIVANRYDFVYLFDCKDGNPNGDPDMDNTPRFDPETFQGIVSDVCLKRKIRDYVFSLKNIDGKPERGYDIYVLQGHSLESRQKMPYENLSELDDKGTRKDKKILDSDIARDWMCNNFFDIRSFGAVMSTTDFNCGQVRGPVQITFARSFDRIMATMHGITRMSHTTQSDQDAKGPAGTMGHKHTIAYGLYQFYGFINPFFAEKTGFTEEDLEILWQALLNMFDLDRSASRGLMACRGLYIFKHDSKLGNTPAHRLFERISASKKDGIEVPRDFFDYEVVVSKESMPEGVKLIEMV from the coding sequence ATGAACCAAGAATGCAAACCTAACATTGTCGCTAACCGTTATGATTTCGTTTATCTATTCGACTGTAAAGACGGGAATCCCAACGGTGATCCAGACATGGACAACACACCCCGCTTCGATCCCGAGACCTTCCAGGGCATCGTCTCCGACGTGTGTCTGAAGAGGAAAATCCGGGATTATGTGTTCTCTTTAAAAAACATAGACGGAAAACCGGAAAGAGGTTACGATATCTATGTCCTCCAGGGACATTCCCTTGAAAGTCGTCAGAAAATGCCCTATGAAAATCTATCGGAATTGGATGACAAAGGTACACGAAAAGATAAGAAAATTCTTGACAGTGATATCGCCCGTGATTGGATGTGTAATAATTTCTTCGACATCCGGTCATTCGGCGCAGTCATGAGCACAACCGATTTTAACTGTGGGCAGGTAAGGGGACCCGTCCAAATCACATTCGCCCGGTCATTCGACAGGATTATGGCAACCATGCATGGGATCACGCGGATGTCCCATACTACACAAAGTGATCAGGATGCCAAAGGACCGGCAGGAACAATGGGCCACAAGCACACCATCGCTTATGGCCTCTATCAGTTTTACGGATTTATCAATCCCTTCTTCGCTGAAAAGACCGGCTTTACCGAAGAGGATCTCGAAATTCTCTGGCAGGCTCTTTTAAACATGTTCGACCTTGACCGCTCTGCATCCCGCGGTCTTATGGCTTGCAGGGGTCTCTACATTTTCAAACACGACTCAAAACTCGGGAATACCCCAGCCCACAGGCTTTTCGAACGCATTTCGGCAAGCAAAAAAGATGGTATCGAAGTGCCCCGAGACTTTTTTGATTATGAAGTTGTAGTTTCAAAGGAGAGCATGCCCGAGGGTGTTAAATTGATCGAAATGGTTTAA